The following are encoded together in the Bradyrhizobium sp. CCGUVB1N3 genome:
- a CDS encoding DUF1491 family protein, which yields MRLKSNIWVAAYLRRCQAEGVFGAVRRRGAEEAGAVFVKVSLLDGNAMLYVPAPQTVYDDGRPVDRFFVPLAPQPLPEPAVEERLTKEIRFDPDAWIVETEDRAGRHFLELART from the coding sequence ATGCGATTGAAATCGAACATATGGGTGGCGGCATATTTGCGCCGCTGCCAGGCTGAAGGCGTGTTCGGCGCGGTGCGCCGGCGTGGTGCCGAGGAAGCCGGCGCGGTGTTCGTCAAGGTGTCGTTGCTTGACGGCAATGCGATGCTGTACGTGCCCGCGCCGCAGACCGTCTATGACGACGGCCGGCCGGTCGATCGCTTCTTCGTGCCGCTTGCGCCGCAGCCCTTGCCGGAGCCTGCGGTCGAGGAACGGCTCACCAAGGAAATCCGCTTCGATCCCGACGCCTGGATCGTCGAGACCGAGGACCGCGCCGGACGGCATTTTCTGGAACTGGCGCGCACTTGA
- a CDS encoding DUF2336 domain-containing protein: MTKPLFPAFDGLITLSRREGVDIRPTLLRVLTDLYVQAKSHSGDEERQFVELASRLIDQVDDATRAAVKARLAIYPATPAPIMQKLGLLPTHEGRRIPLAREIPALPAAPAPDRTPTDVELRMSANMAMQPKDAAEIHDMFFRATASERALILHNLAQTPLKAAPRIPTARATRAIQTLEWAAYAEDTESFTLELGESLILPSRVAAQIVDDVGGEALAVAARALDMPSPNFQRILLFFKPEIGTSVNTVYRLSRLYDRLSDRSALVMLAAWRGSTLAVTRAKYQSSLYDGERQRARSGASQPRPAVQPGAIPPMRTGTGGSER; encoded by the coding sequence ATGACCAAGCCGCTATTTCCAGCATTCGACGGGCTCATCACCCTGTCCCGTCGCGAAGGCGTCGATATTCGCCCCACGCTCCTGCGCGTGCTGACCGACCTTTACGTACAGGCGAAGAGCCATAGCGGCGACGAGGAGCGGCAATTCGTCGAGCTCGCCTCGCGGCTGATCGACCAGGTCGACGATGCGACGCGCGCCGCGGTCAAGGCCCGTCTCGCGATCTATCCTGCAACACCCGCGCCGATCATGCAGAAGCTCGGGCTTCTGCCCACGCATGAGGGCCGCAGAATTCCGCTGGCGCGCGAGATCCCCGCCCTGCCCGCAGCCCCCGCGCCGGACCGTACGCCAACGGATGTCGAGCTGCGGATGTCCGCCAACATGGCGATGCAGCCAAAGGACGCCGCCGAGATCCACGACATGTTCTTCCGCGCCACGGCCTCGGAGCGCGCGCTGATCCTGCACAATCTGGCGCAGACGCCCCTGAAGGCTGCGCCCCGCATTCCGACCGCGCGCGCCACGCGCGCGATCCAGACGCTGGAGTGGGCGGCCTATGCCGAGGACACCGAAAGTTTCACGCTGGAGCTCGGCGAGAGCCTGATCCTGCCCTCGCGCGTCGCCGCGCAGATCGTCGATGACGTCGGCGGGGAAGCGCTTGCGGTCGCCGCGCGCGCGCTCGACATGCCGAGCCCCAACTTCCAGCGCATCCTCTTGTTCTTCAAGCCGGAGATCGGGACGTCGGTGAACACCGTCTACCGGCTGTCGCGGCTCTATGACCGCCTCAGCGATCGCTCGGCGCTGGTGATGTTAGCGGCCTGGCGCGGCTCGACGCTCGCCGTGACGCGGGCCAAATATCAGTCGTCGCTCTACGACGGCGAACGCCAGCGCGCGCGCAGCGGCGCGAGCCAGCCGCGGCCCGCGGTGCAACCCGGCGCGATCCCGCCGATGCGGACAGGCACCGGCGGCTCGGAGCGCTAG
- a CDS encoding VOC family protein encodes MSPSGSLIAILPCNDLDASERFYNRLGFARPDSQRPAPGEPDTYRMLSNSKGGYLHLTDAVEGWLKPGRNPFGLYLYLENVDAAAREFQQSPEDKPWGMYEFAMSDPDETLVRVGWPTRLRAGAQ; translated from the coding sequence ATGAGCCCTTCCGGATCTTTGATCGCGATCCTGCCGTGTAATGACCTTGATGCGTCGGAGCGGTTCTACAATCGATTAGGCTTCGCGCGCCCGGACAGCCAAAGGCCTGCTCCGGGAGAACCCGACACCTATCGCATGCTGTCGAACTCAAAAGGCGGATATCTGCATTTGACGGACGCGGTCGAGGGATGGCTAAAGCCGGGCAGAAACCCTTTTGGGCTTTATCTTTACCTTGAGAATGTTGACGCTGCGGCGCGCGAATTTCAGCAATCACCCGAAGACAAGCCGTGGGGGATGTACGAATTTGCCATGTCTGATCCAGATGAAACGTTGGTCCGTGTCGGGTGGCCAACCCGTCTCCGCGCTGGAGCTCAATAA
- a CDS encoding LysR family transcriptional regulator, translated as MKILWLAMDVRQLRYFISVVEAGSFTAASHRLRVAQPALSQHVLSLEKELGTRLLQREARGVRLTDSGARFIEHARIVLRELERAREAAAEAGGEISGRVAIGLPTTVTPILAAPLLEMALTSLPRVTLHLLESHSGFLREWLDSSRLDLALLFNVADADGLDLQPLVVETLHLISAPQIGPKAETVTLAQLHTFDLFLASQSHDLRNTLDDAIFLTTKRKLQVKAEIDSVSTIKQMVMSGLGYTILPSAAIQAELSKGLLSARRIVRPTLARHASIATLSRRPKTRAQQAVARLIVETTNTLIDRGIWSAKRAPIA; from the coding sequence ATGAAAATCCTATGGCTCGCGATGGACGTCCGTCAGCTGCGCTACTTCATAAGCGTTGTCGAAGCAGGAAGCTTCACGGCCGCCTCGCATCGGCTCCGCGTCGCTCAACCGGCACTCAGTCAGCACGTTCTCTCCTTGGAGAAGGAGCTGGGCACAAGGCTTCTACAGCGCGAGGCGCGAGGCGTGCGCCTGACGGACTCTGGCGCTCGTTTTATCGAGCACGCACGCATTGTCTTGCGTGAGCTTGAACGAGCACGCGAAGCCGCGGCAGAAGCCGGCGGCGAGATTTCCGGGCGGGTGGCGATCGGATTGCCAACTACCGTCACCCCAATTCTTGCGGCGCCGCTATTGGAGATGGCATTGACATCGCTCCCGCGGGTTACGCTTCATCTGCTCGAAAGCCATTCGGGGTTTCTTCGCGAATGGCTCGATTCATCGCGCCTTGATCTGGCGCTGCTGTTCAACGTCGCTGATGCCGACGGATTGGACTTGCAGCCCCTCGTCGTCGAGACGCTCCACCTGATCAGCGCTCCGCAGATCGGGCCGAAGGCGGAAACTGTCACTCTCGCCCAATTGCACACGTTTGATCTTTTCCTGGCGAGCCAATCGCATGATCTGCGAAATACCCTCGATGATGCCATTTTCCTTACGACCAAGCGCAAACTCCAGGTCAAGGCTGAGATCGATTCGGTCTCGACGATCAAGCAGATGGTGATGAGTGGGCTGGGATATACAATTCTGCCCTCCGCTGCGATTCAAGCGGAGCTCTCAAAGGGACTTCTGAGCGCTCGTCGTATTGTTCGGCCCACCCTTGCGCGTCATGCGTCGATCGCAACATTGTCGCGCCGACCGAAAACGCGTGCACAACAGGCCGTTGCTCGTCTTATCGTGGAGACGACGAACACATTGATCGATCGCGGAATTTGGAGTGCAAAGCGGGCTCCGATCGCATGA